In Halorubellus sp. JP-L1, one DNA window encodes the following:
- the corA gene encoding magnesium/cobalt transporter CorA translates to MIQTHVLTPEGVDEHADVGAGKAATGTTWVRVSDGTPEEMQSVCETFGIHDLELEDVRGGVRPKVEEFDDHVFLLVKSARLRGGETTFEEELSDQTVGVFLGPDWLVTLSTGTLSAVGRVWDAATREEKRLLSRGPDFLAYRVLDALVEEYFDVLDEIESDIEAVEDEIVGATGIDTLEDINSLRRELLATRRLLWPTRDALAAFARGDVELVTDDTEKYFRDVQDHVIQLVELVETYRDLVAGARDIYLNSLSMSTNEVMKRLTVVATIILPLTFVVGVYGMNFSDSPYNMPELAWTFGYPSVLVGMAGVTIVMVAYFRREGWL, encoded by the coding sequence GTGATCCAGACGCACGTCCTCACGCCCGAGGGCGTGGACGAGCACGCCGACGTAGGAGCGGGGAAGGCAGCGACCGGGACGACGTGGGTGCGCGTCTCCGACGGCACGCCCGAGGAGATGCAGTCCGTCTGCGAGACGTTCGGCATCCACGACCTCGAACTGGAGGACGTCCGCGGGGGCGTCCGCCCGAAGGTCGAGGAGTTCGACGACCACGTGTTCCTCCTCGTCAAGAGCGCGCGACTCCGCGGCGGCGAGACGACGTTCGAAGAGGAGCTCTCCGATCAGACCGTCGGCGTCTTCCTCGGCCCGGACTGGCTCGTCACGCTCTCGACGGGCACGCTCTCCGCCGTCGGTCGCGTCTGGGACGCCGCAACCCGCGAGGAGAAACGGCTGCTGTCGCGCGGCCCGGACTTCCTCGCGTACCGCGTCCTCGACGCGCTCGTCGAGGAGTACTTCGACGTGCTCGACGAGATAGAGTCCGACATCGAGGCCGTCGAGGACGAGATCGTCGGCGCCACAGGCATCGACACCCTCGAGGACATCAACAGCCTCCGACGGGAACTCCTCGCCACTCGGCGATTGCTCTGGCCGACGCGGGACGCGCTCGCGGCGTTCGCGCGCGGCGACGTCGAACTCGTCACCGACGACACCGAGAAGTACTTCAGGGACGTCCAGGACCACGTCATCCAGCTCGTCGAGCTCGTCGAGACGTACCGCGACCTCGTCGCGGGTGCACGCGACATCTACCTGAACTCGCTGTCGATGTCGACGAACGAGGTGATGAAGCGACTGACGGTGGTCGCGACGATCATCCTCCCGCTGACGTTCGTCGTCGGCGTGTACGGGATGAACTTCTCGGACTCGCCGTACAACATGCCCGAGCTCGCGTGGACGTTCGGCTACCCGTCGGTTCTCGTCGGCATGGCTGGCGTGACGATAGTGATGGTGGCGTACTTCCGCCGTGAGGGCTGGCTGTGA
- the dph2 gene encoding diphthamide biosynthesis enzyme Dph2 has product MSQDSYSEGDLRNTGMSLKHDREWDYELDRIVEAIEERDAKKVGLQFPEGLKRRGPAVADDLRALVPDDVTIMLSGQPCYGACDLDTFLMRRTDVFVHFGHSPMKESEKIIYVPLFSNVDVEPIMEESLDELADPDDDPDVGLVTTAQHMNLFDDMRAWLEDRGYDVHVRRGDDRLTHEGQVLGCNYASADVDADQILYVGGGKFHPLGLAMEHPDKTVVIADPVNNVVTVADTEKFLKQRYGAVHRAMDAEKWGVIFCTKIGQGRFDQAEKIIDENDDAYLITMDEVTPDRLRNFDMDAFVNTGCPRITTDDGPQFHKPMLTPGEYEIAVGNEPLEELSFDTFHGTW; this is encoded by the coding sequence ATGAGTCAGGATTCGTATTCGGAGGGCGACCTCCGGAACACGGGTATGTCCCTCAAGCACGACCGCGAGTGGGACTACGAACTCGACCGGATCGTCGAGGCGATAGAGGAACGGGACGCGAAGAAGGTCGGGCTCCAGTTCCCCGAGGGCCTGAAGCGACGTGGGCCGGCGGTCGCGGACGACCTGCGCGCGCTCGTCCCCGACGACGTCACGATCATGCTCTCCGGGCAGCCGTGTTACGGCGCGTGCGACCTCGACACGTTCCTCATGCGTCGCACGGACGTGTTCGTGCACTTCGGGCACTCGCCGATGAAGGAGTCCGAGAAGATCATCTACGTCCCGCTGTTCTCCAACGTCGACGTCGAACCGATCATGGAGGAGTCCCTCGACGAGCTCGCGGACCCCGACGACGACCCCGACGTCGGGCTCGTGACGACCGCCCAGCACATGAACCTCTTCGACGACATGCGCGCGTGGCTCGAGGACCGCGGGTACGACGTCCACGTGCGTCGCGGCGACGACCGACTCACGCACGAGGGACAGGTCCTGGGCTGCAATTACGCGAGCGCGGACGTCGACGCGGACCAGATCCTCTACGTCGGCGGCGGGAAGTTCCACCCGCTCGGGCTGGCGATGGAACACCCCGACAAGACGGTCGTCATCGCCGACCCCGTGAACAACGTCGTGACCGTCGCGGACACGGAGAAATTCCTCAAGCAGCGCTACGGCGCAGTGCATCGGGCGATGGACGCCGAGAAGTGGGGCGTCATCTTCTGCACGAAGATCGGCCAGGGACGCTTCGACCAGGCCGAGAAGATCATCGACGAGAACGACGACGCGTACCTCATCACCATGGACGAAGTGACGCCGGACCGGCTGCGGAACTTCGACATGGACGCGTTCGTGAACACGGGCTGTCCGCGCATCACGACCGACGACGGCCCG
- the tpiA gene encoding triose-phosphate isomerase: protein MFVLVNLKAYPCDHLEVARAAASVADDTGVRVGVAPQTAHLSAVADTGVETWAQHVSPNEHGSHTGSALAEAVADAGATGTLLNHSENRLKLADVDGSVRAAERAGLETCVCANNPRQIGAAAALGPDAVAVEPPELIGSGTPVSQADPDVVTGAVEAAAAVDESVDVYCGAGISTGEDVTSANDLGATGVLLASGVAKADDPEAALRDLVSGT from the coding sequence ATGTTCGTTCTCGTGAACCTGAAGGCGTACCCGTGTGACCACCTCGAAGTCGCTCGTGCCGCGGCGTCGGTCGCCGACGACACCGGCGTCCGCGTCGGCGTGGCGCCCCAGACCGCGCACCTGTCCGCGGTCGCGGACACCGGCGTGGAGACGTGGGCCCAGCACGTGTCGCCGAACGAGCACGGGAGTCACACCGGAAGTGCGCTCGCGGAAGCGGTCGCTGACGCGGGCGCGACGGGGACGCTCCTGAACCACAGCGAGAATCGACTGAAGCTCGCGGACGTCGACGGCTCCGTGCGCGCCGCCGAGCGCGCCGGTCTAGAGACGTGCGTCTGCGCGAACAACCCGCGACAGATCGGCGCGGCGGCGGCGCTCGGCCCGGACGCAGTCGCGGTCGAGCCACCGGAACTCATCGGGTCGGGAACGCCCGTGAGTCAGGCCGACCCGGACGTCGTCACGGGCGCCGTCGAGGCGGCTGCGGCGGTCGACGAGAGCGTCGACGTCTACTGTGGCGCCGGCATCTCCACCGGCGAGGACGTGACGTCCGCGAACGACCTCGGTGCGACGGGCGTCCTGCTCGCGAGCGGCGTCGCCAAGGCCGACGACCCCGAAGCGGCCCTCCGCGACCTCGTCTCCGGCACGTAA
- a CDS encoding YbaK/EbsC family protein, whose translation MHERAADFTQRATDEHGLDLETTEFPEGTKTAEDAAAAVGCEVAQIASSIVLVAGDQPVVVVTSGANRVSFAKLAAERGVDESDVRMGDADEVRKATGYAIGGVPPFCHHGDDGPVPTYLDETLTEFDTVWAAAGTPEAVFPIDPDELRECADAVVLDVAE comes from the coding sequence ATGCACGAGCGCGCCGCAGACTTCACGCAGCGAGCCACCGACGAGCACGGCCTCGACCTGGAGACGACGGAGTTCCCCGAAGGGACGAAGACCGCGGAGGACGCCGCGGCCGCGGTCGGCTGCGAGGTCGCGCAGATCGCGAGCAGCATCGTCCTCGTCGCCGGCGACCAGCCCGTGGTCGTCGTCACGAGCGGCGCGAACCGCGTGAGCTTCGCGAAGCTCGCCGCCGAACGCGGCGTCGACGAGAGCGACGTCCGAATGGGCGACGCCGACGAGGTCAGGAAAGCGACGGGGTACGCCATCGGTGGCGTCCCGCCGTTCTGCCACCACGGCGACGACGGCCCCGTCCCCACCTATCTCGACGAGACCCTCACCGAGTTCGACACCGTCTGGGCCGCCGCCGGCACCCCCGAGGCGGTGTTCCCCATCGATCCCGACGAGCTACGCGAGTGCGCAGACGCGGTCGTGCTCGACGTGGCGGAGTAG
- a CDS encoding HNH endonuclease produces METQDVLSRLKRATTECVPSARRGRGTTANGSLVRGECCHNCGADSLSAVVRRRLVPDEPETDRNRVSLCEPCHADAPTADDAGGDDAPHQSTSHRRCTHATTAVDAEAIHERDDRRCRGCGVRERIVVGDDLHLHAVVPLSESGYRHARNYVSLCPTCHRKLHA; encoded by the coding sequence ATGGAGACCCAGGACGTTCTGTCTCGACTCAAGCGGGCGACCACCGAATGCGTTCCGAGTGCGCGTCGTGGCCGGGGCACTACCGCGAACGGGTCGCTCGTCCGCGGCGAGTGCTGTCACAACTGCGGCGCGGACAGTCTCTCTGCGGTCGTCCGTCGACGACTCGTGCCGGACGAACCCGAAACTGACCGGAACCGGGTCTCGCTCTGCGAGCCCTGTCACGCCGACGCCCCGACGGCCGACGACGCGGGTGGCGACGACGCACCCCACCAGTCGACGTCCCATCGACGATGCACGCATGCCACGACTGCGGTCGACGCCGAAGCGATCCACGAGCGCGACGACCGACGCTGTCGGGGCTGTGGCGTCCGGGAACGCATCGTCGTCGGCGACGACCTCCACCTCCACGCCGTCGTCCCCCTCTCCGAGAGCGGCTACCGGCACGCCCGCAACTACGTCAGCCTCTGCCCGACGTGTCACCGGAAACTCCACGCGTGA
- a CDS encoding toll/interleukin-1 receptor domain-containing protein — translation MLNETVYVTHGPADLSLAQDLFSTVRNFPFTVHVAMEELESGRARSELEGRIANADVVVALFTEDGATDPWLNQEVGYAVAKGVPVLPVYEDPTLRGGYVADSEGVELEREDLPVTVFNLVCRLRAALAPLGALSVPNWFLRFPCSLEGCDGTVTIEIERSQKELWRMHEHNQPVREDCGTCGSTYFFDAGTFGFLHREDGALPE, via the coding sequence ATGCTGAACGAGACCGTCTACGTCACGCACGGTCCCGCGGACCTCTCGCTCGCCCAGGACCTGTTCTCGACGGTCCGGAACTTCCCGTTCACCGTCCACGTCGCCATGGAGGAGCTGGAGTCCGGTCGCGCCCGGAGCGAACTCGAGGGCCGGATCGCGAACGCGGACGTCGTCGTGGCGCTGTTCACCGAGGACGGCGCGACCGATCCGTGGCTGAACCAGGAGGTCGGGTACGCGGTCGCGAAGGGCGTCCCCGTCCTCCCCGTCTACGAGGACCCGACGCTCCGCGGCGGGTACGTCGCGGACTCCGAGGGCGTGGAACTGGAGCGCGAGGACCTCCCCGTCACCGTCTTCAATCTCGTCTGTCGACTCCGCGCTGCGCTCGCACCGCTGGGCGCGCTCTCGGTCCCGAACTGGTTCCTGCGATTCCCCTGCAGCCTCGAGGGCTGCGACGGTACCGTCACGATCGAGATCGAGCGCAGCCAGAAGGAGCTCTGGCGGATGCACGAACACAACCAGCCGGTCCGCGAAGACTGCGGGACGTGCGGGTCGACGTACTTCTTCGACGCCGGCACGTTCGGGTTCCTCCACCGCGAAGACGGCGCGCTCCCCGAGTGA
- the dgoD gene encoding galactonate dehydratase, producing MKIVDYDLYEVPPRWLFLRVETDTGVVGWGEPVVEGRAHTVRAAVEELMNAYLLGADPLPVEDHWQTMYRGGFYRGGPVLMSAIAGIDQALWDVRGKHFEAPVYELLGGPVREKIQVYQWVGGDRPADVADAAATKVDAGYDALKMNATAELRHVDSPSAVDAAVDRLRTVREAVGRDVDVAVDFHGRVSKPMAKRLVAELEQHEPFFVEEPVLPEHLDALPAIQAQTSTPIATGERLYTRSDFRNVLETGAVDVIQPDLSHAGGITEVAKIAAMAETHDVALAPHCPLGPIALASCVQVDAVAHNALIQEQSLDIHYNEGADVLDYLADPDVFAFDDGFLPVPEGPGLGIEVDREVVEARAGSVDWHNPVWRHEDGSVAEW from the coding sequence ATGAAGATCGTCGACTACGACCTGTACGAGGTTCCGCCGCGGTGGCTGTTCCTCCGCGTGGAGACCGACACCGGGGTCGTTGGGTGGGGCGAACCCGTCGTCGAGGGACGCGCGCACACCGTTCGCGCGGCCGTCGAGGAGCTCATGAACGCGTACCTGCTCGGCGCGGACCCGCTCCCGGTCGAGGACCACTGGCAGACGATGTACCGCGGCGGGTTCTACCGCGGCGGACCGGTCCTCATGTCGGCCATCGCGGGCATCGACCAGGCACTCTGGGACGTCCGCGGGAAGCACTTCGAAGCCCCGGTGTACGAGCTCCTCGGCGGGCCCGTCCGCGAGAAGATCCAGGTGTACCAGTGGGTCGGCGGCGATCGACCGGCAGACGTCGCCGACGCCGCGGCAACGAAGGTCGACGCGGGCTACGACGCGTTGAAAATGAACGCAACCGCTGAACTCCGGCACGTCGACTCGCCGAGCGCCGTCGACGCAGCCGTCGACCGACTGCGGACGGTCCGGGAGGCCGTCGGGCGGGACGTCGACGTCGCCGTGGACTTCCACGGGCGCGTGTCGAAGCCGATGGCGAAGCGCCTCGTAGCTGAACTCGAACAGCACGAGCCGTTCTTCGTCGAGGAGCCCGTGCTCCCCGAGCACCTCGACGCGCTCCCCGCGATACAGGCCCAGACGTCGACGCCGATCGCGACCGGGGAACGCCTCTACACGCGCTCGGACTTCCGGAACGTATTGGAGACGGGTGCGGTCGACGTGATACAGCCGGACCTGAGTCACGCCGGCGGCATCACGGAAGTCGCGAAGATCGCGGCGATGGCGGAGACGCACGACGTCGCGCTCGCCCCGCACTGCCCGCTCGGGCCGATCGCGCTCGCGTCCTGCGTGCAGGTCGACGCGGTCGCGCACAACGCGCTCATCCAGGAGCAGAGCCTCGACATCCACTACAACGAGGGCGCGGACGTCCTCGACTACCTCGCCGACCCGGACGTGTTCGCGTTCGATGACGGCTTCCTCCCCGTACCCGAGGGGCCGGGGCTCGGCATCGAGGTCGACCGCGAGGTCGTCGAGGCGCGCGCGGGAAGCGTCGACTGGCACAATCCCGTGTGGCGGCACGAGGACGGGAGCGTGGCAGAATGGTGA
- a CDS encoding J domain-containing protein — protein sequence MAVVDRRGCDGCGRDIPVEDLTAVSVPGDEHAVCCPECREHAESVADDGLGTGELDGERPGAVARQRGECEGCGATDAVDEFETMSLPDGSTVAVCEDCREHAASMSRRTDVDGHRGECSGCEEPFDVSDMVALELDDGTTVACCDECAKYARAAARTTTNEPDYDADAQRSTASDDSTTGDSNAGARPESAIEEDAETALVESPSICEQCGDWVDVELFEVVTVHDRVEEFCPPCKDRARRNGVVRDVRMRRAEAYDVLDVDPGRAEAVVRDAYLSRIKAVHPDSDGGSREAFRRVQRAYERLTD from the coding sequence ATGGCTGTGGTGGACCGACGTGGCTGTGACGGCTGTGGTCGCGACATCCCCGTCGAGGACCTGACGGCGGTGTCGGTCCCCGGCGACGAGCACGCCGTCTGTTGCCCGGAGTGCCGCGAGCACGCGGAATCGGTCGCCGACGACGGACTCGGGACCGGCGAACTCGACGGCGAGAGACCCGGCGCGGTCGCTCGCCAGCGCGGCGAGTGCGAGGGCTGCGGTGCGACGGACGCCGTCGACGAGTTCGAGACGATGTCGCTCCCCGACGGGTCGACGGTCGCGGTCTGCGAGGACTGCCGCGAGCACGCGGCGTCGATGTCCCGTCGGACCGACGTGGACGGCCACCGCGGCGAGTGCTCGGGCTGCGAGGAGCCGTTCGACGTGAGCGACATGGTGGCGCTGGAGCTCGACGACGGGACGACCGTCGCGTGCTGCGACGAGTGCGCGAAGTACGCGCGCGCAGCGGCGCGTACGACCACGAACGAACCAGACTACGACGCCGACGCACAGCGCTCGACCGCAAGCGACGACTCGACGACCGGCGACTCCAACGCCGGGGCACGCCCCGAGTCCGCCATCGAGGAGGACGCGGAGACGGCGCTCGTGGAGTCGCCGTCGATCTGCGAGCAGTGCGGGGACTGGGTGGACGTCGAGCTGTTCGAGGTGGTGACGGTCCACGACCGCGTGGAGGAGTTCTGTCCGCCGTGCAAGGATCGAGCACGACGGAACGGCGTCGTCAGGGACGTCCGGATGCGTCGCGCCGAGGCGTACGACGTACTGGACGTCGACCCCGGCCGAGCGGAAGCGGTGGTTCGTGACGCGTACCTCTCACGGATCAAGGCGGTCCACCCGGACAGCGACGGCGGGAGCCGCGAGGCGTTCCGGCGCGTCCAGCGCGCGTACGAACGCTTGACAGATTGA
- a CDS encoding YlbF family regulator produces the protein MSVETDHESSTTESVEALGRELGAAITELPEYERFEEAKAAVEASEEAQSKIDEFEDIRQEFMLARQTGEATQADLQKVQAAQSELHEIPVMAEYLEAQNELDARLEAVNEAISDQLVVDFGEEAGGCCQD, from the coding sequence ATGAGCGTAGAGACCGACCACGAGTCGTCGACGACCGAGAGCGTGGAGGCGCTCGGGCGGGAACTCGGCGCGGCCATCACGGAACTCCCCGAGTACGAGCGCTTCGAGGAGGCAAAGGCCGCGGTCGAGGCCAGCGAGGAAGCCCAGTCGAAGATCGACGAGTTCGAGGACATCCGTCAGGAGTTCATGCTCGCGCGCCAGACCGGCGAGGCGACGCAGGCGGACCTCCAGAAGGTCCAGGCCGCCCAGTCGGAACTCCACGAGATCCCCGTGATGGCGGAGTACCTGGAGGCCCAGAACGAACTGGACGCTCGCCTGGAGGCGGTGAACGAAGCGATCAGCGACCAGCTCGTCGTCGACTTCGGCGAGGAAGCCGGCGGCTGCTGTCAGGACTGA
- a CDS encoding SDR family NAD(P)-dependent oxidoreductase, producing MVTPTPIPGLESDGRRFEGRTALVTGSTRGIGEGVVHRLAAEGADVVVNGLDADAGETVVDDVRDREDAGDAAFVQADLRDPDAIAALVDATVDRFGGVDVIVNNAGVQTDTSTTDATLEDWNYVVETDFRAYWLTVKHAVERADPDAVVNVSSNHAVSTMPDHFPYNAVKAGIDGMTRAMALDLGPQVRVNSVNPGWVLVDRTAAELPDDRRRDVENAHPVGRLGEPADVAAAVAFLASDDAGFVTGSTLVVDGGRTVVMQDDTLPDYAAED from the coding sequence ATGGTGACGCCGACGCCGATTCCGGGCCTCGAAAGCGACGGCCGCCGGTTCGAGGGGCGGACCGCGCTCGTCACCGGCTCCACCAGGGGCATCGGCGAGGGCGTCGTCCACCGGCTCGCCGCGGAGGGCGCGGACGTCGTCGTGAACGGCCTGGACGCCGACGCCGGCGAGACCGTCGTCGACGACGTCCGCGACCGCGAGGACGCCGGCGACGCCGCGTTCGTCCAGGCTGACCTCCGCGACCCCGACGCTATCGCCGCGCTCGTCGACGCGACCGTCGACCGCTTCGGCGGCGTCGACGTCATCGTCAACAACGCGGGCGTCCAGACCGATACGAGCACGACCGACGCGACCCTCGAGGACTGGAACTACGTCGTCGAGACGGACTTCCGCGCGTACTGGCTGACCGTCAAGCACGCCGTCGAGCGCGCCGACCCGGACGCGGTCGTGAACGTCTCCTCGAACCACGCCGTCTCGACGATGCCCGACCACTTCCCGTACAACGCCGTCAAGGCCGGCATCGACGGGATGACGCGAGCGATGGCGCTCGACCTCGGCCCCCAGGTCAGGGTGAACTCGGTGAACCCCGGGTGGGTGCTCGTCGACCGCACCGCCGCGGAGCTCCCCGACGACCGTCGGCGCGACGTCGAGAACGCTCACCCCGTCGGCCGACTCGGCGAACCCGCCGACGTCGCCGCCGCCGTCGCGTTCCTCGCGAGCGACGACGCCGGGTTCGTCACGGGGTCGACGCTCGTCGTCGACGGCGGCCGCACCGTCGTCATGCAGGACGACACCCTCCCGGACTACGCCGCGGAGGACTGA